In Xiphias gladius isolate SHS-SW01 ecotype Sanya breed wild chromosome 16, ASM1685928v1, whole genome shotgun sequence, a genomic segment contains:
- the nup35 gene encoding nucleoporin NUP35, translating to MELQVGTEPMTLGSPTSPKATSGAQFLPGFLMGDLPAPASPQPRPFSLAMPIMESTGGGGGGGGSAPQPVVPTHKDKSGAPPVRSIRDDLVTVATPLSAHRQSFPVMQSPLSAQRASTPGTGVQQVCLSPAQVDPFYSQGESLSSDDQLDQTWVTVFGFPPASASYILLQFAQYGNILKHTMASPGNWMHLQYQSRLQARKALSKDGKVFGDAIMVGVKPCIDKSVMDSSEAVSPPLSSSFSSSALPSTPRSAIRPLSAAYRSSGSDYQVVADRQTPRKDDSFVSKAMEYMFGW from the exons ATGGAGCTACAAG TGGGAACTGAACCGATGACCCTGGGCTCTCCCACCTCTCCGAAGGCGACCTCCGGAGCTCAGTTCCTGCCCGGGTTCTTGATGGGCGACCTGCCGGCTCCAGCTAGCCCCCAGCCACGGCCCTTCAGCCTGGCCATGCCCATCATGGAGAGCACAG gaggaggtggtggagggggaggcTCTGCCCCTCAGCCTGTTGTCCCCACCCACAAGGATAAAAGTGGAGCCCCACCTGTCCGCAGTATCCGTGACGACTTGGTTACTGTAGCAACGCCCCTCAGTGCACACAGACAG tCCTTTCCAGTTATGCAGTCTCCGCTGTCTGCACAACGGGCCTCAACTCCAGGAACAG gTGTGCAGCAGGTGTGCCTGTCTCCAGCTCAGGTGGATCCCTTCTACAGTCAGGGAGAGTCTTTGTCATCTGACGATCAGCTGGACCAGACCTGGGTCACTGTGTTtgg ttttcCTCCAGCCTCAGCCTCCTACATCCTGTTGCAGTTCGCTCAGTACGGAAATATCCTCAAACACACG ATGGCGTCTCCTGGTAACTGGATGCACCTTCAATATCAGTCCAGGCTTCAGGCCAGGAAAGCTTTGTCTAAGGACGGAAAAGTGTTTGGTGATGCCATCATGGTGGGAGTGAAACCCTGTATAGACAAG agCGTGATGGACAGCAGTGAAGctgtctctcctcccctctcctcctccttctcctcctccgcccTCCCCTCCACTCCTCGCTCGGCCATCAGACCGCTCAGCGCCGCCTACAGGAGCTCCGGCAGCGACTACCAG GTGgtagcagacagacagacgccCAGGAAGGACGACAGCTTCGTTTCCAAAGCGATGGAGTACATGTTTGGCTGGTGA